One Actinomadura viridis genomic region harbors:
- a CDS encoding RNA polymerase sigma factor SigF, translating into MTEKTTVAGDTGNERPDGAVPDRARARALFERLAELPEGDPERQRIRDQLVELHLPLVEYLARRFRNRGEWLDDLIQVATIGLIKSIDRFDLGRGVEFSTYATPTIVGEIKRHFRDKGWAVRVPRRLQELKLSLTKAISDLAQREGRAPTVSELAAHLQMSEEEVLEGLESANAYSTVSLDAPDSGDEDAPAVADSLGMVDESLEGVEYRESLKPLLEKLPAREKKILLLRFFGNMTQSQIAAELGISQMHVSRLLARTLAQLREGLTADE; encoded by the coding sequence GTGACAGAGAAGACGACCGTGGCAGGCGACACGGGAAACGAGCGGCCGGACGGCGCGGTTCCCGACCGCGCCCGTGCCCGCGCCCTGTTCGAGCGCCTCGCCGAGCTGCCCGAGGGCGACCCGGAGCGCCAGCGCATCCGTGACCAGCTGGTGGAGCTGCACCTGCCGCTGGTGGAGTACCTGGCCCGCCGGTTCCGCAACCGCGGCGAGTGGCTGGACGACCTGATCCAGGTCGCCACCATCGGCCTGATCAAGTCGATCGACCGGTTCGACCTCGGCCGCGGGGTGGAGTTCTCCACCTACGCGACGCCCACCATCGTCGGTGAGATCAAGCGGCACTTCCGCGACAAGGGCTGGGCCGTGCGGGTGCCCCGCCGGCTGCAGGAGCTCAAGCTCTCCCTGACCAAGGCGATCAGCGACCTGGCCCAGCGCGAGGGCCGCGCGCCGACCGTCAGCGAGCTGGCGGCCCACCTGCAGATGAGCGAGGAAGAGGTGCTGGAGGGCCTGGAGTCGGCCAACGCCTACTCCACGGTCTCGCTGGACGCGCCCGACTCCGGCGACGAGGACGCGCCCGCCGTGGCCGACTCGCTGGGCATGGTGGACGAGTCGCTGGAGGGCGTGGAGTACCGCGAGTCGCTCAAGCCGCTCCTGGAGAAGCTGCCCGCCCGCGAGAAGAAGATCCTGCTGCTGCGGTTCTTCGGCAACATGACGCAGTCGCAGATCGCCGCCGAGCTGGGGATCTCGCAGATGCACGTCTCCCGGCTGCTCGCCCGGACGCTGGCCCAGCTGCGCGAGGGGCTCACCGCCGACGAGTGA
- a CDS encoding anti-sigma factor: protein MTEETAAMPAGTKLSVRDVVTVKLPAAGAYLSVLRTATAGLAARLDFTLDEIEDLRIAVDEACAMLLAQAVPGTDLTCEFELTGEAMRISVSVLTVDGTVPSRDTFAWTVLSSLAGEVDSQVGADDRVTVTLQKRRGAAGAP, encoded by the coding sequence GTGACCGAGGAGACCGCGGCCATGCCGGCCGGTACGAAGTTGTCCGTGCGCGATGTGGTGACGGTGAAGCTACCCGCCGCCGGGGCCTATCTGTCGGTTCTGAGAACCGCGACCGCCGGCCTGGCAGCGCGCCTGGACTTCACCCTGGACGAGATCGAGGATCTTCGCATCGCCGTCGACGAGGCGTGTGCGATGCTGCTCGCCCAGGCGGTTCCGGGAACCGATCTGACCTGCGAGTTCGAACTGACGGGAGAGGCGATGCGCATCTCGGTGTCGGTGCTGACCGTGGACGGCACCGTGCCCAGCCGCGACACCTTCGCCTGGACGGTGCTGTCCTCGCTGGCCGGCGAGGTCGACTCCCAGGTGGGCGCGGACGACCGCGTCACCGTGACGCTGCAGAAGCGCCGCGGCGCGGCGGGGGCCCCGTGA
- a CDS encoding GNAT family N-acetyltransferase: MARMIRPATPDDVPAILRLVRDLAEYERALHEVKATEEDLRTALFGPEPRVFAHVAEHDGEVAGFALWFLSFSTWLGRHGVYLEDLYVDPAVRGHGHGRALLRELARIADERGYGRVEWAVLNWNTPSIGFYESLGARPQDEWTTYRLTGDALTALAREGA, from the coding sequence CTGGCACGCATGATCCGGCCTGCGACCCCCGACGACGTGCCCGCGATCCTGCGGCTGGTCCGCGACCTGGCGGAGTACGAGCGCGCCCTGCACGAGGTGAAGGCCACCGAGGAGGATCTGCGGACCGCCCTGTTCGGGCCGGAGCCCAGGGTGTTCGCGCACGTGGCCGAGCACGACGGCGAGGTCGCGGGGTTCGCGCTGTGGTTCCTCAGCTTCTCCACCTGGCTCGGCCGGCACGGCGTCTACCTGGAAGATCTTTACGTGGACCCGGCCGTACGCGGACACGGCCACGGGCGGGCGCTGCTGAGGGAGCTGGCCCGGATCGCCGACGAGCGCGGATACGGGCGCGTCGAGTGGGCCGTGCTCAACTGGAACACCCCGTCCATCGGGTTTTACGAGTCCTTGGGAGCCCGCCCCCAGGACGAGTGGACGACCTACCGCCTCACGGGGGACGCGCTCACCGCACTCGCCCGCGAGGGCGCGTGA
- the sodN gene encoding superoxide dismutase, Ni has product MLVNLLRPKTTVSAHCDLPCGVYDPAQARIEAESVKAICEKYAANEDPVFRARAIQIKEQRSELVKEHLWVLWTDYFKPPHFEKYPQLHQLFNEATKLAGATGTKGSMDVKVAEDLLGKIAEIDKIFWETKQG; this is encoded by the coding sequence GTGCTCGTCAACCTTCTGCGTCCGAAGACCACGGTCTCCGCGCACTGCGACCTGCCGTGCGGTGTCTACGACCCGGCGCAGGCCCGCATCGAGGCCGAGTCCGTCAAGGCGATCTGCGAGAAGTACGCCGCCAACGAGGACCCGGTCTTCCGTGCCCGCGCCATCCAGATCAAGGAGCAGCGCTCCGAGCTGGTCAAGGAGCACCTGTGGGTGCTGTGGACCGACTACTTCAAGCCGCCGCACTTCGAGAAGTACCCGCAGCTCCACCAGCTGTTCAACGAGGCGACCAAGCTGGCGGGGGCGACCGGCACCAAGGGCAGCATGGACGTCAAGGTGGCCGAAGACCTGCTGGGCAAGATCGCGGAGATCGACAAGATCTTCTGGGAGACCAAGCAGGGCTGA
- the sodX gene encoding nickel-type superoxide dismutase maturation protease, with product MPVARTPLRVMAVTGESMLPALRPGDLLVVRTGGRAARGDLVVARHPERPERLIVKRAAHRSGEGWWLESDNQRARGRQDSWDFGAVPDRLVVGRVVARYWPPSRLALFGTGRASS from the coding sequence ATGCCGGTGGCGCGGACACCGCTGCGGGTCATGGCGGTGACCGGGGAGTCGATGCTTCCCGCTTTGCGGCCCGGTGACCTGCTGGTGGTACGGACGGGGGGCCGGGCGGCGCGGGGCGACCTGGTGGTGGCGCGCCACCCGGAACGGCCGGAGCGGCTCATCGTCAAGCGGGCGGCGCACCGGTCCGGGGAGGGCTGGTGGCTGGAGAGCGACAACCAGCGCGCCCGCGGCAGGCAGGACAGCTGGGACTTCGGCGCGGTGCCCGACCGGCTCGTGGTCGGGCGGGTGGTGGCGCGCTACTGGCCGCCGTCACGGCTGGCGCTGTTCGGGACGGGACGGGCGTCGTCGTGA
- a CDS encoding CGNR zinc finger domain-containing protein codes for MDLASYADLAIDLVNTGDPAGDGLRDLDGLRALLDGRPHLGGRVGHRDLDCMRALRAQLRAIFTAACAGDEETAVERLNSLLIQHPIHPQLARCGDGTAWHVHLNEGGSVPDRYAARAAMGLAVRIGEQGADRLGVCRADGCDRVFFDTTVGRSRRYCSDHCARRTGVAAAAPPARPRVTESLPSPRLPHDDARPVPNSASRDGGQ; via the coding sequence GTGGACCTCGCCTCTTACGCCGACCTGGCGATCGATCTCGTCAACACCGGGGACCCCGCCGGAGACGGCCTGCGCGACCTGGACGGCCTGCGGGCCCTGCTGGACGGCCGGCCGCACCTGGGCGGCCGGGTCGGCCACCGCGACCTCGACTGCATGCGCGCGCTGCGCGCCCAGTTGCGGGCGATCTTCACCGCCGCCTGCGCCGGTGACGAGGAGACCGCCGTGGAACGCCTCAACTCCCTGCTGATCCAGCATCCGATCCATCCGCAGCTGGCCCGGTGCGGCGACGGCACCGCCTGGCACGTGCACCTCAACGAGGGCGGCTCGGTCCCCGACCGCTACGCGGCGCGCGCCGCCATGGGCCTGGCCGTGCGGATCGGCGAGCAGGGCGCCGACCGCCTGGGCGTGTGCCGGGCGGACGGCTGCGACCGCGTGTTCTTCGACACCACGGTCGGCCGGTCCCGGCGCTACTGCTCCGACCACTGCGCCCGGCGCACCGGCGTGGCCGCCGCCGCGCCGCCCGCCCGGCCCCGGGTGACCGAGTCGCTGCCGTCACCGCGGCTCCCTCACGACGACGCCCGTCCCGTCCCGAACAGCGCCAGCCGTGACGGCGGCCAGTAG
- a CDS encoding NAD(P)-dependent malic enzyme, with the protein MAAEPNSTEPHSYDDDPAFPLHRGGKLEVRSTIAVRNKDDLSLAYTPGVARVCTAIAEHPELAYDYTWTSKVVAVVTDGTAVLGLGDIGPAASMPVMEGKSLLFKEFAGVDSVPIALNCTGVDEIVDTVIRLAPSFGGINLEDISAPRCFEIEDRLRAALDIPVFHDDQHGTAIVALAALKNAARLTGRPLSSLRAVVAGAGASGVAVTRMLLNAGIGDIAVSDSKGLVYQGRDGLNPIKLALAADTNKAGLRGSTEEALRGADVFIGLSGSTVQESSVATMADDAIVFALSNPTPEVHPDVARRHARVVATGRSDFPNQINNVLAFPGIFKGALEVRAHSITEGMKLAAADALAAIVGDDLSADYVIPGPFDERVAPAVTAAVADQARAEGVNRI; encoded by the coding sequence GTGGCTGCTGAGCCCAATTCCACCGAACCGCATTCTTATGACGACGATCCGGCGTTCCCGCTGCACCGCGGCGGCAAGCTGGAGGTCCGCTCCACCATCGCGGTGCGCAACAAGGACGATCTCTCCCTCGCCTACACGCCCGGCGTGGCGCGGGTCTGCACCGCGATCGCCGAGCACCCCGAACTGGCCTACGACTACACCTGGACCTCCAAGGTGGTCGCGGTCGTGACCGACGGCACCGCCGTGCTCGGCCTGGGCGACATCGGCCCGGCCGCGTCCATGCCCGTCATGGAGGGCAAGTCCCTGCTGTTCAAGGAGTTCGCCGGGGTGGACTCCGTGCCCATCGCGCTGAACTGCACCGGCGTGGACGAGATCGTCGACACCGTCATCAGGCTGGCGCCCAGCTTCGGCGGCATCAACCTGGAGGACATCAGCGCGCCGCGCTGCTTCGAGATCGAGGACCGGCTGCGCGCCGCCCTGGACATCCCGGTCTTCCACGACGACCAGCACGGCACCGCCATCGTCGCCCTGGCCGCCCTCAAGAACGCGGCCCGGCTGACCGGCCGCCCGCTGTCGTCGCTGCGCGCGGTGGTGGCCGGCGCCGGCGCGTCCGGCGTCGCGGTGACCCGCATGCTGCTGAACGCCGGCATCGGGGACATCGCCGTCTCCGACAGCAAGGGCCTGGTCTACCAGGGCCGGGACGGGCTCAACCCGATCAAGCTGGCCCTGGCCGCCGACACCAACAAGGCCGGGCTGCGCGGTTCCACCGAGGAGGCGCTGCGCGGCGCGGACGTCTTCATCGGCCTGTCCGGAAGCACCGTCCAGGAGTCGTCGGTGGCCACCATGGCCGACGACGCGATCGTGTTCGCCCTGTCCAACCCCACGCCCGAGGTCCACCCGGACGTGGCGCGGCGGCACGCGCGGGTCGTCGCGACCGGCCGCAGCGACTTCCCCAACCAGATCAACAACGTGCTGGCCTTCCCCGGCATCTTCAAGGGCGCGCTGGAGGTCCGCGCGCACTCGATCACCGAGGGCATGAAGCTGGCCGCGGCCGACGCGCTCGCCGCCATCGTGGGCGACGACCTGTCCGCCGACTACGTGATCCCCGGCCCGTTCGACGAGCGGGTCGCCCCGGCCGTCACCGCGGCCGTCGCCGACCAGGCCCGCGCCGAAGGCGTCAACCGGATCTGA
- a CDS encoding ABC transporter substrate-binding protein: MITGSLRRRAVAAGALVLTGALALSACGEKEDDTPGAGAKITPAGGADARLAGMVPADVKADGKIVIGVDAAYAPNEFLDTDGKTVVGWDRELFDAVAAKLGLKTEWVSSKFDDILPGVQSGKYEGGVSSFTINDERKKQVLMVSYFNAGSQWATKKGNPVGVQPDNACGKKVAVQKATVHVEDLEKRSKACTDAGKPAISINQYQAQDQATAALVSGKEDASVADSPIIAYAVKQTNGQLDLLGDIYDAAPYGFLFKKEQTQLAQAVQEATKALMTDGTYKKILEKWNVQAGAVNDSAVNP; the protein is encoded by the coding sequence GTGATCACTGGTTCTCTGCGCCGTCGCGCCGTGGCGGCGGGCGCACTCGTGCTGACGGGCGCCCTCGCCCTGTCGGCCTGCGGGGAGAAGGAAGACGACACCCCGGGGGCCGGGGCGAAGATCACCCCGGCCGGCGGCGCTGACGCGCGCCTGGCGGGCATGGTCCCCGCCGACGTCAAGGCCGACGGCAAGATCGTCATTGGGGTGGACGCCGCGTACGCGCCCAACGAGTTCCTCGACACCGACGGCAAGACCGTCGTGGGCTGGGACCGGGAGCTGTTCGACGCGGTGGCCGCCAAGCTCGGTCTCAAGACCGAGTGGGTCAGCTCCAAGTTCGACGACATCCTCCCGGGTGTGCAGTCGGGCAAGTACGAAGGCGGCGTCTCCTCGTTCACCATCAACGACGAGCGCAAGAAGCAGGTCCTGATGGTGAGCTACTTCAACGCCGGCAGCCAGTGGGCGACCAAGAAGGGCAACCCGGTCGGCGTGCAGCCCGACAACGCCTGCGGCAAGAAGGTGGCCGTGCAGAAGGCCACCGTCCACGTCGAGGACCTGGAGAAGCGCTCCAAGGCGTGCACCGACGCGGGCAAGCCGGCGATCTCCATCAACCAGTACCAGGCGCAGGACCAGGCGACCGCGGCACTGGTGTCCGGCAAGGAGGACGCCAGCGTGGCCGACTCGCCGATCATCGCGTACGCGGTCAAGCAGACCAACGGCCAGCTGGACCTGCTCGGCGACATCTACGACGCCGCCCCGTACGGCTTCCTCTTCAAGAAGGAGCAGACGCAGCTGGCGCAGGCCGTCCAGGAGGCCACCAAGGCGCTCATGACCGACGGCACCTACAAGAAGATCCTGGAGAAGTGGAACGTCCAGGCGGGCGCCGTCAACGACTCGGCAGTGAACCCCTGA
- a CDS encoding amino acid ABC transporter permease codes for MTHTTEDPSAARARPEVITAVPVRHPGRWVAVAVIAVLAAMFVNMLVTNDKFQWSFIIDNAFRPNIIRGVYTTIALTVLAMLIGVLLGIGLAVMRLSPNPVLSGVAWLYTWFFRAVPRLVLAILFGNMGILYAQYDIGGVPFAGAFSDLLGVDLTGTLFSLDARTLLTGFMAGLLALGLSEAAYMAEIVRAGILSVDPGQSEAAGALGMSRSQTMRRVVLPQAMRIIVPPTGNDTIAMLKDTALVAFVPVTNELFFQLQAVGTRTFQVFPMLVAACIWYLILTSVLLTGQYYIERYFARGTASGRPRRRVRAAGTAAAGKGALGPDAGTGPEDGAGEGGGR; via the coding sequence ATGACCCACACAACCGAGGATCCCTCGGCGGCACGGGCACGGCCGGAGGTCATCACGGCCGTGCCCGTCCGGCACCCCGGACGCTGGGTCGCGGTGGCCGTCATCGCGGTGCTCGCCGCGATGTTCGTCAACATGCTGGTGACGAACGACAAGTTCCAGTGGTCGTTCATCATCGACAACGCGTTCCGGCCCAACATCATCCGCGGCGTCTACACCACGATCGCGCTGACCGTCCTGGCGATGCTGATCGGCGTGCTGCTGGGCATCGGCCTGGCGGTCATGCGGCTGTCGCCCAACCCGGTGCTCAGCGGGGTGGCCTGGCTCTACACCTGGTTCTTCCGGGCGGTGCCCCGGCTGGTGCTGGCCATCCTGTTCGGCAACATGGGCATCCTGTACGCCCAGTACGACATCGGCGGCGTCCCGTTCGCCGGGGCGTTCAGCGACCTGCTGGGCGTGGACCTGACCGGGACGCTGTTCAGCCTCGACGCGCGGACGCTGCTCACCGGCTTCATGGCCGGTCTGCTGGCGCTCGGGCTGTCGGAGGCGGCGTACATGGCCGAGATCGTCCGCGCCGGCATCCTCTCGGTCGATCCCGGCCAGAGCGAGGCCGCCGGGGCCCTCGGGATGTCCCGGTCCCAGACCATGCGCCGGGTGGTGCTGCCGCAGGCGATGCGGATCATCGTCCCGCCGACCGGCAACGACACCATCGCGATGCTCAAGGACACCGCGCTGGTGGCGTTCGTCCCGGTCACCAACGAGCTGTTCTTCCAGCTCCAGGCGGTCGGCACCCGGACCTTCCAGGTCTTCCCGATGCTGGTGGCGGCCTGCATCTGGTACCTCATCCTGACCAGCGTCCTGCTGACCGGGCAGTACTACATCGAGCGCTACTTCGCGCGGGGGACGGCCTCGGGCCGGCCGCGCCGCCGCGTGCGCGCGGCGGGGACCGCGGCCGCCGGCAAGGGCGCCCTCGGCCCGGACGCGGGCACCGGTCCGGAGGACGGCGCGGGCGAAGGGGGAGGGCGATGA
- a CDS encoding amino acid ABC transporter ATP-binding protein has translation MSDPSMEDAAVTAGAADAVDTAGAGDLMVRAENIHKSFGRLEVLKGIDLEVRPGEVMCVIGPSGSGKSTFLRCINHLEKIDGGRLWVAGHLVGYREKNGKLYELRDREVSAQRREIGMVFQRFNLFPHMTTLENIMEAPVRVKREPKAQVRERALKLMDRVGLADKVDSYPAQLSGGQQQRVAIARALAMEPKLMLFDEPTSALDPELVGEVLEVMKQLALDGMTMVVVTHEIGFAREVGDSLVFMDGGVVVEKGPPREVLANPQHPRTQDFLSKVL, from the coding sequence ATGAGCGATCCGTCCATGGAGGACGCCGCGGTCACCGCCGGTGCGGCGGACGCGGTGGACACGGCCGGGGCCGGCGACCTGATGGTCAGGGCCGAGAACATCCACAAGAGCTTCGGCCGCCTGGAGGTGCTCAAGGGCATCGACCTGGAGGTACGGCCGGGCGAGGTGATGTGCGTCATCGGCCCCTCCGGTTCGGGCAAGTCCACCTTCCTGCGCTGCATCAACCACCTGGAGAAGATCGATGGTGGGCGGCTGTGGGTGGCCGGGCACCTCGTCGGGTACCGGGAGAAGAACGGCAAGCTGTACGAGCTGCGGGACCGGGAGGTCTCGGCCCAGCGCCGCGAGATCGGCATGGTGTTCCAGCGCTTCAACCTCTTCCCGCACATGACGACGCTCGAGAACATCATGGAGGCGCCGGTCCGGGTCAAGCGGGAGCCCAAGGCCCAGGTCCGCGAGCGCGCGCTGAAGCTGATGGACCGGGTGGGGCTGGCCGACAAGGTGGACAGCTACCCGGCCCAGCTGTCGGGCGGGCAGCAGCAGCGGGTGGCGATCGCCCGGGCGCTGGCCATGGAGCCCAAGCTCATGCTGTTCGACGAGCCGACCTCGGCGCTGGACCCCGAGCTGGTCGGCGAGGTCCTGGAGGTCATGAAGCAGCTGGCGCTGGACGGCATGACGATGGTCGTGGTGACCCACGAGATCGGCTTCGCCCGGGAGGTCGGCGACTCGCTGGTGTTCATGGACGGCGGCGTGGTCGTGGAGAAGGGCCCGCCGCGGGAGGTCCTGGCCAACCCGCAGCATCCCCGTACCCAGGACTTCCTGTCCAAGGTGCTCTGA
- a CDS encoding zinc-binding dehydrogenase: MFAVTATRFDADDPLKGLTLGERPEPEVPGGWTTVTVRATALNHHDLWSLKGVGLSEDRLPMILGCDAAGVDEDGNEVIVHSVIGDPDRGGGDETLDPRRSLLSETYPGTFAERVAVPRRNLVPKPAELSFAEAACLPTAWLTAYRMLFDKAGLQPGSTVLVQGAGGGVATALIALGSAAGYRVWATSRSEAKRERALELGADAVFESGARLPERVDAVMETVGQATWSHSLKSLRPGGRIVVSGATSGQVPPAELNRVFFLQLSVVGSTMGTRDQLERLGRFLVKSGVRPRIDRTLPLAGARDGFAAMHEGDLFGKIVFTP; the protein is encoded by the coding sequence ATGTTCGCTGTCACGGCTACGCGATTCGACGCAGACGATCCGCTCAAGGGCCTCACGCTGGGGGAGCGGCCCGAGCCCGAGGTCCCCGGCGGGTGGACCACCGTCACGGTGAGGGCGACGGCGCTCAACCACCACGACCTGTGGTCGCTGAAGGGCGTGGGGCTGAGCGAGGACCGGCTCCCGATGATCCTGGGCTGCGACGCGGCCGGGGTGGACGAGGACGGCAACGAGGTCATCGTCCATTCGGTGATCGGCGACCCGGACCGCGGGGGCGGTGACGAGACGCTCGATCCCCGCCGCTCGCTGCTGTCGGAGACCTACCCGGGCACGTTCGCCGAACGGGTCGCGGTGCCGCGGCGCAACCTGGTGCCCAAGCCCGCCGAGCTGTCGTTCGCGGAGGCCGCGTGCCTGCCGACGGCGTGGCTCACCGCCTACCGGATGCTGTTCGACAAGGCGGGGCTCCAGCCCGGCTCGACCGTGCTGGTGCAGGGCGCGGGCGGCGGGGTCGCCACCGCGCTGATCGCGCTGGGGTCGGCCGCGGGCTACCGGGTCTGGGCGACCAGCCGCAGCGAGGCCAAGCGCGAGCGGGCGCTGGAACTGGGCGCGGACGCGGTGTTCGAGTCCGGGGCGCGGCTGCCCGAGCGGGTGGACGCGGTGATGGAGACGGTGGGGCAGGCGACGTGGTCGCACTCGCTCAAGTCGCTGCGTCCCGGCGGGCGGATCGTGGTCTCCGGCGCCACCAGCGGCCAGGTGCCGCCGGCGGAGCTGAACCGGGTGTTCTTCCTGCAGCTGTCGGTGGTGGGCTCCACGATGGGCACCCGCGACCAGCTGGAGCGGCTCGGGCGGTTCCTGGTCAAGAGCGGCGTCCGCCCGCGGATCGACCGCACGCTGCCGCTGGCCGGGGCGCGGGACGGCTTCGCCGCCATGCACGAGGGCGACCTCTTCGGCAAGATCGTCTTCACGCCCTGA
- a CDS encoding PadR family transcriptional regulator: protein MSPVFGHGRLRLYLLKLLEESPRHGYEVIRLLQDRFLGVYSPSPGTIYPRLARLESEGLVSHEVVKGKKVYSLTDKGRAELERRMDELADLEEEISASAQEFAREVQQDVRQTVRSLREELTQAARTMREQNRTASNDAWKETTDRQKDEWQRQRDHWREQTQAWKEEWRHTWEDAWKTATGSREDIARLKLERLLRGFVEDVRAGARDARLDDDDLAAVQAALDQARDRIRTEISGA, encoded by the coding sequence TTGAGCCCCGTCTTCGGCCACGGCCGCCTCCGCCTGTACCTCCTCAAGCTTCTGGAGGAGAGCCCCCGGCACGGGTACGAGGTGATCCGGCTGCTGCAGGACCGCTTCCTCGGGGTGTACTCCCCCTCCCCCGGCACCATCTACCCGCGGCTGGCACGGCTGGAGTCCGAGGGCCTGGTGAGCCACGAGGTCGTCAAGGGCAAGAAGGTCTACTCCCTCACCGACAAGGGCAGGGCCGAGCTGGAACGCCGCATGGACGAGCTCGCCGACCTGGAGGAGGAGATCTCCGCCTCGGCCCAGGAGTTCGCCCGCGAGGTGCAGCAGGACGTCCGGCAGACCGTGCGGTCGCTGCGCGAGGAGCTCACCCAGGCCGCCCGCACGATGCGCGAGCAGAACCGCACCGCCTCCAATGACGCCTGGAAGGAGACCACCGACCGGCAGAAGGACGAGTGGCAGCGCCAGCGCGACCATTGGCGCGAGCAGACCCAGGCATGGAAGGAGGAGTGGCGGCACACCTGGGAGGACGCCTGGAAGACCGCGACCGGGTCCCGGGAGGACATCGCCCGGCTCAAGCTGGAACGGCTCCTGCGCGGGTTCGTCGAGGACGTCCGGGCCGGCGCCCGGGACGCCCGGCTGGACGACGACGACCTGGCCGCCGTCCAGGCCGCCCTGGACCAGGCCCGGGACCGGATCCGCACCGAGATCTCCGGCGCCTGA
- a CDS encoding DUF4097 family beta strand repeat-containing protein, whose amino-acid sequence MSRWTIDEPTTLDFDGVVALKATLIAGSVSVLASDDRPSVMIGDIEGPPLLVGHEAGMLTITHERLWEGVLSWLRTHPCRAAITVTVPHDCPVTLNLVSADAVIAGMAARTSIRSGAGSVTLDGVTGDIDANTVSGAIEAQGLDGTVTFTSVSGDLALAGGAVDTLAARTVSGRIAADIDPAGPGRIEINTVSGEVALRIPESAGSTVALNSAAGRIETAFPELGREERTVTRAVTGKLGDGSGRLTVNTVSGGIALLGRGGGEVSEITPPRREK is encoded by the coding sequence ATGTCACGCTGGACCATCGACGAACCGACCACCCTGGACTTCGACGGCGTGGTCGCGCTCAAGGCCACCCTCATCGCCGGGAGCGTCTCGGTACTGGCCTCCGACGACCGTCCGTCGGTCATGATCGGTGACATCGAGGGGCCGCCGCTGCTGGTCGGCCACGAGGCCGGCATGCTCACCATCACCCACGAGCGGCTCTGGGAGGGCGTCCTGAGCTGGCTGCGCACCCACCCCTGCCGGGCCGCCATCACCGTGACCGTCCCGCACGACTGCCCGGTCACCCTCAACCTGGTCTCCGCGGACGCCGTGATCGCCGGGATGGCCGCGCGCACCTCCATCCGCAGCGGCGCCGGCTCGGTCACCCTGGACGGGGTCACCGGCGACATCGACGCCAACACCGTCTCCGGGGCGATCGAGGCGCAGGGCCTGGACGGAACGGTCACCTTCACCTCCGTGTCCGGCGACCTCGCGCTGGCCGGCGGCGCCGTCGACACGCTGGCCGCCCGTACCGTCAGCGGCCGGATCGCCGCCGACATCGATCCGGCGGGCCCCGGCCGGATCGAGATCAACACGGTCTCCGGCGAGGTCGCGCTGCGCATCCCCGAGTCGGCCGGCAGCACGGTCGCGCTGAACTCGGCCGCCGGGCGGATCGAGACCGCCTTCCCCGAGCTGGGCCGCGAGGAGCGCACCGTGACGCGCGCCGTGACCGGCAAGCTGGGGGACGGCTCGGGCCGGCTGACGGTCAACACGGTCTCCGGCGGCATCGCCCTGCTCGGCCGGGGCGGCGGCGAGGTCTCCGAGATCACCCCACCCCGAAGGGAGAAGTGA
- a CDS encoding DUF6104 family protein, which translates to MYFTDRGIEELSDRRGGEEVSLGWLAERLREFVDLNPEFETPVERLATWLARLDDEDDDDLD; encoded by the coding sequence ATGTACTTCACCGACCGGGGCATCGAGGAACTGTCCGACCGGCGCGGCGGCGAGGAGGTCAGCCTGGGCTGGCTGGCCGAGCGGCTGCGCGAGTTCGTGGACCTCAACCCCGAGTTCGAGACGCCGGTCGAGCGGCTGGCGACGTGGCTGGCCCGGCTGGACGACGAGGACGACGACGACCTCGACTAG